The Streptomyces sp. NBC_00691 genome has a segment encoding these proteins:
- a CDS encoding VOC family protein — protein sequence MTVQPIPEGYPRVTPYLCVDGAAAGIDFYVAVLGAEERVRMPAPDGKIGHAELALGSAVIMLADEFPEMGFRSPKAIGGTPVTLHVYVSDVDAVFARALAQGAKELSAVKDEFYGDRTGRFEDPFGHRWNVASHIEDVSEEEMAERARKALESTDPGSNGA from the coding sequence CCGAGGGGTATCCGCGGGTCACGCCGTATCTCTGTGTCGACGGAGCCGCGGCCGGGATCGACTTCTACGTGGCCGTGCTCGGCGCCGAGGAGCGCGTGAGGATGCCGGCTCCCGACGGCAAGATCGGCCACGCGGAGCTGGCCCTCGGGAGCGCGGTCATCATGCTCGCGGACGAGTTCCCGGAGATGGGCTTCCGCTCCCCCAAGGCGATCGGCGGCACGCCGGTCACCCTGCACGTGTACGTGTCGGACGTCGACGCGGTCTTCGCCCGTGCGCTCGCGCAGGGCGCGAAGGAGCTGTCGGCGGTCAAGGACGAGTTCTACGGCGATCGCACCGGCCGGTTCGAGGACCCCTTCGGACACCGCTGGAACGTCGCCTCGCACATCGAGGACGTCTCCGAGGAGGAGATGGCCGAGCGGGCCAGGAAGGCGCTGGAGTCCACGGACCCCGGGTCGAACGGCGCCTGA